TGCAGTGATACCACACGCatccaataatataaaaaaaataacgaaaatACACCGTCCTATGTAGATAACAAGGGTTGAGTACAATCATAAACTATCGcataacacataaaaaaacGGTCAAAGATTTTCAAGATTTCCATTGGCATATAACACTATAATTAGAAACACACGTgcacaattcaaaataaaaggaaactatttttttttagtattacataattccttttttaaatctacgaTGGTAACGTAACCGTATTCATCTAACGACTGTTATGCCGCGCCTGCGCTGTGCCACTCAAATTGATAGCATCCGGCATAAGGGAAATGTGTCGTATAACCAATTTATTTACTGGTCGATTTGACCACAGACAACcagctatttttaataaaatactactgAGAATATACACGATGAACGTCCAAAAATCTTACTCTGCTGAAACTCGTGCGCATTCTTCGTGAAACAAAAAGAGAATACCTTAATTGTGCTCTTAAGAGGAGGGGACCTTTGCACCTTTGCAATCTTGGTGTGCATCTTCACAAAGAGATAGCCCAAGATTGCACTCATCCTCACAATGAGAAACCCCAAGAAACAAAATGTACCTAAAAcagtagttttttattatcacagttttacattttatattatcaatacGACACTTGAAGACACACTTATCGAAGTTATTATGcacataaatataaagcaGGAGAGCAAAACAGGAAGATAGTTCTTAAACGTACTTTTAGCGtgatatagataaaaaatatttggtcaTGATATAAACAAGATAATATTCGCTATTAGTTTTAGGCCCTTATATCCGATGCATATTTTTAACGGTTAATTACACAGGTGTCATAactataatagattttaacaGTTCATATCCTGCGTTTTGTAACCTCGATAAATATTCAGTGTCAGCCATCACGCAAACATTACAAGCAtggctttattattttcagcATTCTGACTTCCTACGAAATCGTTGAGCGAATAACAGCCTAATGCATTAGGTATTAGGAACAACGACCGTTTGCCTATGCAGTTGATGGCAGGCGCGTGGGCGCCGCCGAGCGCGCCACTTTACCGCAGGAAGTCTCTACATTACCTTATTATATCCAACAAAAAGTCTCATCCGGTAGTCTATCCTGCCGCTCTCCTCCTCAAGCATTGGCCTTCACCTCACACTTGACTCGAGCACGTGCATAAACAGTTTGCAAATATTggctattttgtatttttctaacTGTTATCAAGCTAGACCCAGTTTCAGGAATATCTTACCTACGCAGTTTctcgtattaaaataaattcttgtcCTTTCTACTACGCGATACTACCACTTTATCCTGATTTatcacttaaataatttaaggttattaattatttaaactcatACATATAAGCAAAGTTTTGTGTTTGATAGTGTCTGATaccattatataaaatcgtATCGATGAATGCTATGGTGACTTTCCTCAAGATGCTGCTTTCCTCTGATAGTCTGACCACTGACAGGCCGGCCCGAAGGTACCAGTGGCTAAGGTAGAGAAGTTGTTTATATTCTTACCGGCCGGAATAACTTTGTTTGCGAGTTTCAGGTTATGATGTCATTCCAGTGATTGCAGGTCAAACAGTTAAAGAAgacttattaaaatgttgtaaCTAAATCGTGTCCATTATGCGACGCTTTGATAAACTAACGcagtttcaaataattaaggCTGTTTTTGGCCAAAACCCTGTCGCTTGGGTTAACAGGTTAAGAATGGAAGAACAGTATGTATTCATAATAGACGTATACGTATGTTATTGGTTTACTAGTAAGTGACTAGTGACtcttatctattttatatgtaatgtgTGCTCAAGAAATAATCGTGGGGAAACCGGCATACCTAAAACCAGAAAGATGAAGAAACCTGGGTGACGACTGGTCATTTGCTTATTAGAAAAAGCAAATGATCAGGAAGCTAAGACAAAAATGTAATGCCCAGTCCTAAACCGTTGTAGCGTTACTGGATACCCAATTGCAAACTGTGAAAATTACTTAAAGGACGAACTTAATAATtggtcaaattaaatataggtgATATTGGAAAaactataaactataaaacaattaacgcCGATATGTGTTAAGTAGATCTaagcatattttaatagataaaatcaACATGGTTgacattaacaaaatatatatatgttcgacaaacaaaataataataataatataaatattataacaaaaaaaacaataactaacgttaaaatatattattaaaaggagtccctttaggcaaggtagGGAGATAAAACATTGCTTAAACTAAAATCAGCCACCAATATATGTTGAACAGAATATAGACATGTCCGTCGGATACATACATACGCAAACCTACTAAagcaagtaaatattatttaagattactgtaaaataaatggcTGTTTTCGGTTTATTACATGATGTAAGTAATTCATCacttataaattgaaaaagctaagaaaatttaaaaaataggttattttaaatgcctctagataaagtttttttgttattctaaCAATCCTTTAGTAAAAGATTAGGTCGAACGGTATATTTACCATGCTAAAAACATGAACTTATTTGTAAGGCAAATTACATTCTGGACATCAACACGCATTACCATAGACACATAAATCGAGAGTCACAAGACAGCACCGAACACTTGAATAATATTCGCATAAATCATggtgaattaattattgtttgaatgtataggtatataatatgatatatacctgtagctaacattttaaatgtatgtatattgtatggaGTATTCGATTATCTGAATAAGATATATTCCAAGAGGCTCTTTTCGAAgtctgttgtttttttaaatcctatataaagaaatgatttttcaattgatataatattcatattgtcTTACTATAATTTGTCgtgttttttgataaattatgcAATAATTGTTAGACATTTCCGCCCGCCCTAACATATGTCACATTGATGTAGCCGGCTTTTGCACGGGCAAATTTTcccattttataattaaattataaacaaatcacATTTGCATTTAAATTCCTTTAGTTTTTCAACTATCTGACAGGTCTccgtataatataaaataatcaatgtaTCTAGAAAATCTGCCTTATTTGTCGCCTTGAACTTGCGTTTATAAGAGTAAATTCAGTATTGTATACATTTGAATGGTCTTACCTCGAGTTAGTTTGATCGGCATTGCACGGATGTCGCGTTCATTCCGACGCCAAACCCCGGAGACACCACTGACACTCGGAACAACTTGTTTGCgcggaaaaaaaataaacaaatcgaTATATATATCTCATGAGCAAACGAGCGTCTGTGGACAGGAAGCTAGCATAATACCGAGTCCTCCGGTGGGCTAGGGTGGTGGAAACCACGCCCGGGGGCGGAGCGAGGCTTCGCCTGCGCGGATTATCAACCCCGATGCGTTTATTCGTTGATACCACCAAGTATCACTCAACAAAGGATCCGTACAATAAGAGAAAAATTCAGTATTTATCACATGTTaacaatcattaaaataatcacacaccgacaatttaaaaaataacataatatcgacttaaaactaaattaaaaaaaacggttTCTGTGCGATGCTGAGAGCTAACGCTAGAAGGTACCTCTGCAGATCTGAGGTCACCGGCACTATCTACTTTATAATTAAGGAATATTTAGTGTAAGTTTTGGtacaatatactttttttaatacagaagTGTCTGATAAATCActcataataaacttaaaatcttatataaattaaatgttctaaaaaatcattcttttcattgattttataGGAAACTCAATTACCTAAATATGATAGCTTTTTAAGCGAAGTGATAAATGttgttttggttttaaactttttacgATATAACTTAATCTATctatttaagaaaacaaaaattggtGTTCTGCCTATAAGGCTTTTCGTTGGTAGTCTCGTTTGACCTTGTCCGAAAAATACAATGATATTTGAAGTAACTCGGAAGTTAATGTTTAAGCTTACTGCCTTTTCAATTAGTTTTACAACGAGGAAGACTTTTTGTTAAAGATTGAGACGGACATGAagaaatatagttaaaaaagattttataatcaatttctaattaatatgaGTATAAAATGATCCTATGTCCATACTCTACTGTATCACCTTGACATGAAAATAAGATCCTTTTTTATGTCGTGAAGAGATCCTAAGTAAAGCGGTGCATGGCCTTGTAATAGACCAATGAAATCGTCAAACGTAGATTCATCGTAGATGAGCattattttacgaaatttCACCTCTACCGCTTACACCCAAACCCAATCTCTATcgtttttgaccatctgagatagatatCGTAATCcacatattgataaaagtgtgtaAGTATGTAAAGATTTTAACTTTACactaatttttcaaaataattaaaaagcatgttgatatgttttaaacatagatatatatattttaatattatttggacggttttatttactttatgtggtttatattgattatgaaatattattgtaaagagcgaagagattgcgtTGTATCCGTCGCCCCAGATGGATTTATTTCGTATGGTTtagttattgggatgcagataggagatcgatcgattgtcacggtctgatctcttGTTCTCATgtttttcaatctgagattgtggttaattattgggttcgggcgttagacGTCCGTTGCTCCGCAACTGAACGATTTTCGAACCAGCTGCTCAacgaagtatttccgaaccaattcgacttagggtcctttccaaccaattcttaaaataccaGCAATGTGAGCCCTCTGGCCTCAACAGTAAGCATAGAAAAATAAGAGTTGCCGTTTCAATCGATATGatcaatatacaattataaagttatgatttattgaaataaaattggtcTCAAAAAGTTTGTGAAACCTTTTCTTTCGATGAGGCAAGGTTTTACTGAAAATctttaacgtttttttttgaataaggtTTGGAGGCAATGGATAATGGATATTGATTTCAATTAGTTTCTGTTAAAGAATGTTTACTGTTGAATTAATATGTTGACCTGTACTATTTAAAGATGTGACGTCACTTTAATGCACTTCTttacgtaatattatattgataatattttcttacaaatctatttaaatagaaaaatacaatgtatataAAGGTAGGGCTACAATAGATGGCTTTCCataactttagttaaaaaaaataactctaGCTTATTTCACATGTTGCTTGTCATAAATATTAGCTATAAGatgtaggtattttttattaattgtattattaattaaaaactttagtaGGACAACGATTAATCAAATGATTTGCTGTTTACATACCTCCtgtatatagtttatatatgaACATTTGACTCAAACAAGCGTCCAGGCATGTCTCATATCTTTGTGGTGGAGTATAAAAAGCGgtgagtattttatttatataatattattaaagtataactaaatacatataacaatgAATTGCTTCTTAAGATATTTCAACAGCATTTTCCGGAAATAGGCTAATATTCACACTCCAACCATAACCAATAAAGTACTTGGAGATACAGTATTTCTAAATCAAACTGCTTTACCACAGGGTTGAAACTTGTAGGCAAACTGATACCTAATTAGTGTAATAACATTATCTGCTAAATTGCTTCTAGGGTTACCTTGCCAGTTCTGaaaattagtaatatataaaggcagtaaatgtaaaattagaaatttaaCCCTTCTTTGCatgattttttctatttaaaaaaaaatcagtgtgatgtaattaatgttctagattaaaggaaaaatatttaaaaaaatcctagtgttaataaaaatatgtaaaatgtaaaaaacaatatgatgGAAATTTACATCATCATGCATTGTCACATATTTAGCtcagtactaaataaataaaaaaatatagtttactCAATCTtctttatgataattttaaaaacaattattgttcttATTTAAGCATAAATTGATGCCACATTTATTACACGAAATTGTGGAATATCCTTTGCATTTTGGAAATTTGCACCGGAGTGACCCCCCTACTTTTGGCCAATGTTCAGCACCATCTTTTCTTATCTCTTTTGGAGGTGGTGGAGCTGGAGaaccttttcttttttttgactgTAGTTCTTCTTCTAGTATACTGGTACTAGGACGCCCTCTTTTAGCTCCTATGATGGTTCCTCTGTTGCATAGCACAAAGGCCAATTCATTTCTGAATTGGCCCATTGTAAGCAGACTCTTTTTAGGTTTACCTCTTTCttgagcattttttttataaataatccaaGAGTTTATAATAGCTAGATCAAatagatgaaaaaaaatacgcaaataCCACTTTTTAGACctcaattttatatgatttctGCCTAAAAAGCTATCCATGAGATCTACTCCTCCCATATGTTTATTGTACTCTTGGACAATAAACGGGCAAGTAATATCAATTTTTCCTTTAGTTATCCTGTCAAATCTACTGACTTTAGTGATGCTCCAGAATAAGAAGATAACAGGGTTACTATCTTATTATCTTTCCAAGCCACACAACTCAAATCTATACCATCATGCACAGATACTCTTTCCTCAAAACTACCTCTGGGCACAGATTTTTCACACAGTTCCCACTGTGTGAATTCCTGATTTCGCTAAAAAAACTACCAATGGCAAAGaggtataaaaattatcaaagtaTATGATGTGGTTTTGCTTTCTTGGCACTCCTCGAAGCAAACAAACTACAACATTTCCTGTTGCACCAAGATCTGGTTCATCTGGGATCAGAACATATAATTTGAAGCCCCATTTATGTGGCTTCTTAGGCagatactgttttaaaaaatgtccTATTTTGGTAGAACACATCTGTTCATCCACAGAAAGTCTTTGATTCATTGGCACTGTGGCAAACCTCTCATTGAGATGCTTGATAACAGGGCGGATTTTATAAAGCCTGTCCTGTCTTGTGCTAGGAAATTTGATTACTgacatgtataataatataccaaaAAACTTATACAAATCATATTCTGTAAATGTTATAGATGAACTGGGATTActctgtattatatataaatttgtctcCTCTACCaatgttttgataaaatcTTCAGTGATAAAATGGTTAAAACATTGATATGGAGTTTCTAGGTGTGATAGACCACCTGAAGCAGTAGAACTCCCcaagaaagtaattttatcaGAGTCATACACTAGATTCCTTTTTTTCCAAATCAAGCTTCTTTTGTCAAATAGAAAACTGGATGAAGATTGCAAATTGGATGAAGTTGATGGGTGAGAGGGTTCTTGATCTTCTGGTTCTACAAGAGGAGGATCAATGTCAGtagtttcatcatcatcatcatcgtcATCGTCGTTCTCCTCCTGCAACACTCTTATAACTTCACCAGCATCGCTGTTTTCATCATCGGAATCTTGGTCATCAAGGCCGTCTTCTGAGAGCCAACCGTCTTCTAACTTACTAAGATAATCTTCAATTTCTCTTTCATTCAAGTTTCcctaaaacaacataaaataaacatttacaaaaaatgtttgccATACATTACAAGTGAGGTTACTGCATAGTGATGTAAATTTCTATCACATcattttgagaaatttattcatagtgttttgatataaattgtacataaaataacaaaaacatgaaAACAAACCTTCTTTCCACTCATTTTcacttttattgtattttatatctcCGTTTATATTTCcagataacaatttaaaatctcGCACTTTTCTTCCAGTCACAGCAAACAGCGGAATGACAAGTTCTAGGCCTGGTAATTCACTGTGACGTTTGCTATTTTTTGACAACTGCGTTTTGTTGTACGTAATAGTCGCTTATAAAGTTGCCAGCAACAACATATTTACAGTACAAGGGTTTTGAGTACCTTTATTTGttgactaaataataaatattatgattgaaATTTCCATCATCATGCAAAGAAGGGTTAATGATTTAGATGGTGACtacatgatttttgatttttaataacttttatattttatatattagcttggaaaatctattttttccGTAGGCTCTACTTTAGAAttgatttataacaatttagcaaataaattattaacaggaaacaattttatttacgtaataaatCGAAGGCAATATCTCTATGTCGTGGCCCGTTCGGGGAACTAATTATTACATGAAGTGAATCGATCAAATGCACTAATAGCTTTTGGTTACTAGAGAAGTGATAAAAgagtttgtaaaatttaataagacacAAGTAGAAAGAATTAACGAAGTGCAATATGCCATCTTTCCCAGGCaaaccaattttaattttgcatttggtataaaatttatttattttatttaaatttatcctaCAAAGTCTaggataaaattatatatggcaTAATATAGTAGTCgtggtatttttataatataatagaatcgAATAGGTCAACACTAGTTAGATAGCCGCATACTAATTTAAAGGCAGTCTCATATGTGTTAGCTAATTCGGTTCGACTCGCGTTTAGtgctaataaaaatgtaggGTTTTATTAGGGGTGACTGGGAAGTTAGGGGATGTATTAGTCAACCCTAAAAAGGGGGTACGTAATCTCCCATTCACTTTCGAAAATTAGTAAGTAATACTATAGTAAGGTCTAAATATCAGTCGTATTCCCTACCTCAACTTTTTCTAATCTTGGCAACAGTATGTAtcatcataaaaatttaagaaagacgttgttataaataacatcCATCTAACCAGACTGTATCCCTTCTAACTGTTTAGacagattttttatacttttctatttgctttaaaaatatgaaaggcTAGCTATGCCTCTCTTTGCTTCGCATTGCCCTGCCCTTGTCACCTAAAAAGTGCCCAAGCGAATGTGtctgaaacaataataatccTAAAACACTAATTgcctatgtaataaaaatgatcaaagaaaCGGATTCAATATCACTCACTATTATTGGCTAAATTATAAGACAATTACTTGTTTTAGAAATCAATTCCAAATTTGTTCTTTTTAACCATCAGATGAGTATTTAATTCATGAAACAATCGAAGATCACACGTCCGTTGCGCAAACACCCGAATGGCAAAAGACatcaaataaaaaggttaatCAGCACGCAATTCGTCAGATTCCTGACTTATCCTATTTCTGCTTGATTGCTCCTTTACAAGAGGATTGCTATGACCTAAGCCCTTATCGGGCGGATCTTAAGCTATGCTTTTACACTTGAGTCTtcaagtgaaaaaaatatatactaggatgaaacccattcgAAAAGgaggaaaatattataaaaattaataattttcggGCGATGTGAGGTCGGGAAGGGGAAGTGGGTgagtttttacaaaaaaaaacacgaaatttaatgaaaacataCCTTTTAATGTCCTTAATACGCTGTAATTTgtttgatttgaaatatttattttatcacctTATTTTGAACTAATATCGAGAAAGCACCAtaattttcaatctaataTTCACCCATCAAAATATtggcttttttcaaaaaatcgGTGTGTTTTTTGTTCATTAAAATTCTACTTTCCgatggtaaataataaaatatatacattattttggtAAAACTTCTCAGAAAATAATAAGACGTCTACGTTTGAGAAAGTTGTACTTAGTATcctctttaaattatatgcgtagatgcctatttactattattttaagataactTATATACACTTGGGAAGCTCCAGCATATAAATCCATGTTAGGTTAAGCATAggtattataatagtaatataggTTTTAAGTCGGAACGTGGACCGTCGACAACGACCTTGGTGTTTCCAACgtccaaaattaataaattaaaaaatttgacaATAAGAACAAGCAAGTGATAGACAGTTTCATTGTCTTTTCACCATAGATAATTCAGCATGACATGGTCTTTATTAACTTGGCCTAATTTGGGGCTTTCGAAAAAATCACTTATTCAGAGGACTGATCCACTACCCAAAAAAATGTATGGTCACGTgacacaacaaaaaaaaaatcacttgtctatatatatattaatatatagacaaGTAATAAACACCAAATAATTAGAACGCTTCCGTTGCTACTCCATTTGTCAAATATCCAAAGTTAGTTGCGAACAGAGAAacataaatatcataatacaaaaatgtttcgtGAAGTATTCATTTgaattgaaacatttttttgtacctAGTGCTTCTTTTCagtgtaatttttattcatatttcaaatccacaatttattatactagATTTTAGTATGTTTTTCTTTGTAGTTCATCAATTGGCATCATACAAATTCATAGCATAATGACATTAAAGGGTCACGACTGCCTAAAAGTTAGaggcttattacactatgcgatattcagactgaCTTAGTAAAaggcttattacactatgcgatattcagactgtctgagtaagactgtcttaaaatctaattagcaagctcgctattacactggactgaataccgcatgctaactcattttaactcatttgcaaagcgtacgtagtcggtgacggatgtcgccatgtgacttaagaaactaccttagagtaggagttgccgagtttgaatgactattaaaatgttatattagtaatttatattattatatgtaatgtaatagatactccatacattcaatatggcaataaaaatggcatgtctcggtacaaatcaagaacagaaccaggctggcacactttagtatgttgtcattggagaatcgcagaaaatttatttaaatttattgacacatcgtttgcagctaagatattctatattaagattgattgtccga
Above is a genomic segment from Pieris rapae chromosome Z, ilPieRapa1.1, whole genome shotgun sequence containing:
- the LOC110999879 gene encoding piggyBac transposable element-derived protein 4, whose translation is MSGKKGNLNEREIEDYLSKLEDGWLSEDGLDDQDSDDENSDAGEVIRVLQEENDDDDDDDDETTDIDPPLVEPEDQEPSHPSTSSNLQSSSSFLFDKRSLIWKKRNLVYDSDKITFLGSSTASGGLSHLETPYQCFNHFITEDFIKTLVEETNLYIIQSNPSSSITFTEYDLYKFFGILLYMSVIKFPSTRQDRLYKIRPVIKHLNERFATVPMNQRLSVDEQMCSTKIGHFLKQYLPKKPHKWGFKLYVLIPDEPDLGATGNVVVCLLRGVPRKQNHIIYFDNFYTSLPLVVFLAKSGIHTVGTV